A genomic segment from Peribacillus sp. ACCC06369 encodes:
- a CDS encoding S-ribosylhomocysteine lyase, with product MPSVESFELDHDAVKAPYVRHCGVHKVGTDGVVNKFDIRFCQPNKQAMKPDTIHTLEHLLAFNIRKHSERYDHFDIIDISPMGCQTGYYLVVSGEPTVTEIIDVLEDTFKDAVTITEIPAANEKQCGQAKLHDLEGAKKLMNFWLTQDKEELHKVFG from the coding sequence ATGCCTTCAGTTGAAAGCTTTGAATTAGATCATGACGCTGTTAAAGCCCCATATGTTAGACATTGCGGTGTCCATAAGGTAGGAACAGATGGTGTTGTTAATAAATTTGATATCCGTTTTTGCCAGCCGAATAAACAAGCGATGAAGCCGGATACGATCCATACACTGGAACATTTGCTTGCATTCAATATCCGTAAGCATTCTGAGCGTTACGATCATTTTGATATTATCGATATTTCGCCAATGGGCTGTCAAACAGGATATTACCTTGTTGTCAGCGGTGAGCCGACAGTAACGGAAATCATCGATGTTCTTGAAGATACATTCAAGGATGCCGTTACAATTACAGAAATTCCTGCTGCAAATGAAAAGCAATGCGGCCAAGCAAAGTTGCATGATCTTGAAGGAGCTAAGAAATTAATGAATTTCTGGCTTACACAAGATAAAGAAGAACTTCATAAAGTTTTCGGTTAA
- the yidD gene encoding membrane protein insertion efficiency factor YidD: MLKKVLMGIIRFYQVAISPLKPPTCRFYPTCSHYGLEAINRFGPIKGSWLALIRILKCHPFHPGGIDLVPEKKKKGED, translated from the coding sequence GTGTTGAAAAAAGTATTAATGGGAATCATCCGTTTTTACCAAGTTGCCATTTCTCCATTAAAACCGCCTACCTGCCGTTTTTACCCAACGTGTTCCCATTATGGTTTGGAAGCGATCAACCGTTTCGGACCTATAAAAGGAAGCTGGTTAGCACTCATCCGGATTCTTAAATGTCATCCGTTTCATCCAGGAGGCATTGACCTTGTTCCTGAAAAAAAGAAAAAAGGTGAGGATTAG
- a CDS encoding zinc ABC transporter substrate-binding protein translates to MKNRALLSLFLVTALFLSACGNTKGESTKKEKDTLDIYTTVYPLQYFTEAIGGEYVNVETVYPPGTDEHSFEPSQKDIVKMAESDLFFYIGYNLEGFVTKAEPILSKEGVGTVAIGETVHLDEEEHAHEDEHAHEEDGHDHGGVNPHLWLDPIYSIEMAKTIKDQLTKKMPEQEEYFDSQFNKLSEKMKSLDEKFATTIESGRTNKIIVSHSAYGYWEERYGLEQIGVTGLTSSNEPSQKELGKIVTMAEKEDLNYVIFEQNISSKLTEIIQKEMGAKSLELHNLSVLTDKDIEAGEDYFSLMEKNIKTLQTALQ, encoded by the coding sequence ATGAAAAATCGAGCATTGCTCTCACTTTTCCTTGTTACTGCGCTATTTTTGTCAGCCTGCGGCAACACAAAGGGAGAATCCACTAAAAAAGAGAAGGATACCTTAGATATATATACGACGGTTTACCCATTGCAATACTTCACGGAAGCCATTGGTGGGGAGTACGTGAACGTCGAAACGGTTTATCCACCCGGAACGGATGAACACTCATTTGAACCCTCTCAAAAAGATATTGTAAAAATGGCTGAGTCAGACCTATTTTTCTACATTGGCTATAATCTTGAAGGCTTTGTAACTAAAGCTGAACCAATTTTAAGCAAAGAAGGCGTCGGCACAGTCGCGATAGGCGAAACGGTTCATCTTGATGAAGAAGAGCATGCACACGAAGATGAACATGCACATGAAGAAGACGGTCATGACCATGGGGGCGTCAATCCGCATTTATGGTTAGATCCCATCTATTCCATAGAGATGGCTAAAACCATCAAGGACCAATTAACGAAGAAAATGCCTGAACAGGAAGAATATTTCGATAGCCAATTCAACAAGCTTTCCGAAAAGATGAAGTCACTTGATGAAAAATTCGCGACAACAATCGAGTCGGGTCGTACCAATAAGATCATCGTTTCCCATTCCGCTTATGGGTATTGGGAGGAACGCTACGGTCTTGAACAGATTGGCGTCACAGGACTAACATCTTCAAACGAGCCATCTCAAAAGGAACTGGGGAAAATTGTAACCATGGCCGAAAAAGAGGACTTGAATTACGTCATCTTTGAGCAGAATATCAGTTCTAAACTAACCGAGATCATCCAAAAGGAAATGGGAGCGAAATCACTTGAGCTCCATAACCTTTCCGTTCTGACGGATAAAGATATCGAAGCTGGCGAAGATTACTTCAGTTTAATGGAAAAAAATATTAAGACACTGCAAACTGCATTGCAATAG
- a CDS encoding DctP family TRAP transporter solute-binding subunit, whose product MRALWGYFILIGLGLSIAVYISFQPFFTSFGFNLPKDEEQVGMKDQIVIKFSHVVAENTPKGLAANRFAQLVDEYTDHRVKIEVYPNQSLYSDLEEIEALQENKVQMIAPTTSKITSISKKWMLLDLPYVFPTDAALQEALNGEVGEELLKQLNTIDIEGLAFWSNNYKQITSSKPIRHPSDFAGKNFRIMPSAVLESQFKHFGATTSQLEFNDTFKSLEINETDSQENTISNIYSKKLYEVQKYLTISDHGYLGYVVMINKPFWNKLPLDIQQQIQRAMDDTTKWLWNKSTELNQEQLREIQQKSNIDIYTLSDEEKKEWMEEMTVIYPEFESTIGTELMTKMEKIREKHLKE is encoded by the coding sequence ATGCGTGCATTATGGGGGTACTTCATATTAATTGGCTTGGGACTGTCGATAGCAGTATATATATCGTTTCAACCGTTCTTTACAAGCTTCGGTTTCAATTTGCCGAAGGATGAGGAGCAGGTAGGGATGAAGGATCAAATCGTAATTAAGTTCAGTCATGTCGTAGCCGAAAATACACCTAAAGGGCTAGCAGCGAACCGGTTTGCCCAACTAGTCGATGAATATACAGATCATCGTGTCAAAATTGAAGTTTATCCTAATCAGTCATTATATAGTGATCTTGAAGAAATTGAAGCATTACAGGAAAACAAGGTGCAGATGATTGCTCCAACTACATCTAAAATTACGAGTATATCAAAAAAATGGATGCTATTGGACCTCCCTTACGTCTTTCCAACGGACGCTGCCTTGCAGGAAGCTTTGAATGGGGAAGTGGGGGAAGAGCTGCTTAAGCAGCTGAATACCATTGATATCGAGGGACTCGCATTTTGGTCGAATAACTATAAACAGATTACAAGCAGTAAACCGATACGGCATCCAAGTGATTTTGCAGGAAAGAATTTTAGAATCATGCCAAGTGCAGTCCTGGAAAGCCAATTTAAGCATTTTGGGGCGACAACATCTCAGCTGGAGTTTAATGATACGTTTAAAAGCCTTGAAATCAATGAAACGGACAGCCAGGAAAATACGATTTCGAATATCTATTCCAAGAAATTATATGAGGTGCAAAAATATTTAACGATCAGTGATCACGGCTATTTAGGGTATGTCGTCATGATAAACAAGCCATTTTGGAACAAACTCCCGTTGGATATTCAGCAGCAAATCCAACGGGCGATGGATGATACAACGAAATGGCTATGGAACAAATCAACTGAATTGAATCAGGAACAGCTACGGGAAATTCAGCAAAAATCGAATATAGACATCTATACACTGTCAGATGAAGAAAAGAAAGAATGGATGGAAGAGATGACCGTCATCTATCCGGAATTTGAATCAACGATTGGAACCGAATTGATGACGAAAATGGAAAAGATTCGCGAGAAGCATTTAAAGGAATAA
- a CDS encoding sensor histidine kinase, which translates to MDKSFHMPIQVKITLLSFVIVAFSILIGGIFIFGNIVSVREDEIGKRSMITAHTIAELPEVQKLVREPEGWTQLNPIIENLRKIHQADYIVVLNNQHIRYSHPVFSQLGTPSGSSDESAAFAEHEYLSKAAGELGISVRAFVPILDRDREQIGVVLVGNILPTIPELIKDLKGEIAIILVLTLLFGVCGSWLMARRIKKETFQLEPHEISRMLVERTAAFNAMHEGVIAIDNNQTITIFNEKAKQIFNIDGAVIGKNINDIIHDTRLPEVLDRSSPIFNQEISVQNRNIVSNRVPIKIADKTIGAVAIFQDRTDVTKLAEELTSVKAFVEALRVQNHEHMNKLHTIAGLIQLGNLDEALHYIFQITEEQEELTRFLTKHIHDDNLVGLILSKISLGRELGIELIMDKHTKLDHFPADMDHHDFVLIIGNLIENSFAALKHFSEETKQVYLSIYQDERNCQIVLEDNGPGIPEDIHKDIFEYGFTTKGAEGSGIGLYLIDQIVKKANGEMKFTTSPNEGTSFFLSFPMHDIEENQND; encoded by the coding sequence ATGGATAAATCCTTTCATATGCCCATTCAAGTTAAGATCACCCTGCTATCATTCGTAATCGTCGCTTTTTCGATACTTATAGGCGGGATTTTTATATTTGGAAATATCGTTTCAGTCAGGGAAGATGAAATTGGCAAACGATCGATGATCACCGCCCATACCATTGCCGAACTCCCTGAAGTACAAAAATTGGTCCGTGAGCCCGAAGGATGGACGCAGCTCAATCCGATTATTGAAAATTTAAGGAAAATCCATCAAGCGGATTATATAGTTGTACTCAACAATCAGCATATACGTTATTCCCACCCTGTGTTCAGCCAATTGGGAACCCCCTCGGGCAGCAGCGACGAAAGCGCTGCGTTCGCTGAACACGAATACCTTTCAAAGGCCGCTGGCGAACTTGGCATTTCCGTCCGCGCCTTTGTCCCGATCCTTGATAGAGATAGAGAGCAAATCGGCGTCGTTCTGGTTGGGAATATCCTGCCTACGATACCGGAATTAATCAAGGATCTGAAAGGCGAAATCGCGATTATCCTGGTCCTTACACTCCTATTCGGTGTATGCGGCTCATGGCTCATGGCCAGACGGATAAAAAAAGAGACCTTTCAACTTGAACCACATGAAATTTCACGGATGTTGGTTGAAAGGACAGCCGCTTTCAATGCCATGCATGAAGGGGTCATCGCCATAGATAATAATCAGACAATCACGATTTTCAATGAAAAGGCTAAGCAAATATTCAATATTGACGGTGCGGTCATAGGCAAGAATATCAATGATATTATACATGATACCCGTCTCCCGGAAGTGCTCGACCGGTCATCTCCCATCTTCAATCAGGAAATCTCCGTTCAAAACAGGAATATTGTAAGCAACCGGGTACCGATAAAGATTGCGGATAAAACGATCGGTGCCGTGGCCATTTTCCAGGATCGCACCGATGTGACGAAGCTAGCTGAAGAGTTGACTAGTGTCAAAGCTTTCGTTGAAGCCCTGCGCGTCCAAAACCATGAACATATGAACAAACTTCATACGATAGCTGGATTGATCCAGCTAGGTAATCTGGACGAAGCACTGCATTACATTTTTCAAATCACGGAAGAGCAAGAGGAATTGACCAGGTTCTTAACGAAGCACATTCACGATGATAATTTAGTGGGGCTTATATTAAGCAAGATTTCCTTGGGACGGGAACTCGGAATCGAACTAATCATGGACAAGCACACGAAATTGGACCACTTCCCAGCTGATATGGATCATCACGATTTTGTTTTAATAATCGGAAACCTGATCGAAAATTCATTCGCTGCACTAAAGCATTTTTCTGAGGAAACGAAACAGGTTTATCTATCCATCTACCAGGATGAACGTAATTGTCAAATCGTGCTTGAGGATAATGGACCCGGTATTCCCGAGGACATTCATAAAGATATATTCGAATATGGTTTTACAACAAAAGGTGCGGAAGGATCAGGAATTGGTCTTTACCTAATAGACCAAATTGTAAAAAAAGCGAACGGCGAAATGAAATTCACGACAAGCCCTAATGAAGGAACAAGCTTTTTTCTTTCTTTTCCCATGCACGATATAGAGGAGAACCAAAATGACTAA
- a CDS encoding response regulator, protein MTNEIRVLLIEDDPMVQEVNKQFIERLSAFKVVDTASNGLDGLKKIRESKPDLVILDIFMPSLNGVDTLYQIRKEQIDVDVIIISAANDQKTIRKMVQNGAFDYLIKPFKFERLKHTLEQYFAFRMEVEPDHQISQNQLDRILFQNKTPSESSPKYDVPKGLNGATLEQVTKFIKTQPGSLSAEEVADGIGIARVTARRYLEYLHGEEVLQLDVQYGSIGRPVNRYRLQKP, encoded by the coding sequence ATGACTAATGAAATTCGTGTACTTTTAATTGAAGACGACCCAATGGTCCAAGAGGTCAACAAACAGTTCATCGAGCGCCTGTCTGCCTTTAAAGTAGTTGATACAGCTTCCAATGGGCTTGATGGTCTAAAAAAAATCAGGGAGTCTAAACCCGACCTTGTGATTTTGGACATCTTCATGCCATCTTTAAACGGGGTAGATACACTTTATCAAATAAGAAAAGAACAAATTGATGTGGATGTCATCATCATTTCAGCGGCAAATGATCAGAAAACGATCCGAAAAATGGTACAGAACGGGGCTTTTGACTATTTAATCAAGCCATTCAAATTCGAAAGGCTAAAACATACGCTTGAACAATATTTTGCTTTTCGGATGGAGGTTGAACCTGACCATCAAATCTCTCAAAATCAGCTTGACCGAATTCTCTTTCAAAACAAAACACCTTCTGAATCGAGTCCGAAATATGATGTTCCGAAAGGATTGAATGGCGCGACTCTTGAGCAAGTGACGAAATTCATAAAGACCCAGCCTGGATCTTTATCTGCGGAAGAAGTGGCTGATGGGATTGGAATAGCCAGAGTTACTGCAAGGCGCTATCTTGAATACTTGCATGGCGAAGAAGTCCTTCAGCTTGACGTTCAGTACGGCAGCATTGGCCGTCCAGTCAATAGGTACCGGCTTCAAAAACCTTAA
- the menC gene encoding o-succinylbenzoate synthase, producing the protein MMLSSISLKLIKAPLKRPFKTHLETVSDREVIIVEAMDEDGLIGYGEAVPFASPWYTEETIKTCFHMLDDFLIPLTLASQIKHPDELPNLWSGIRRNAMAKSALEQAILDLYAKQKEVYLGRLFGGERSEVPAGVVVASNDIEDALRQIEDFSGSGYQRYKIKINPQNDLELISEIRRAYHDIPLMADANSAYTLDDIPHLQKLDVFNLMMIEQPLGHDDIVEHAILQKQLQTPICLDESINSFHDAKSALSLVSCGVINIKMAKVGGWTEAVKIHDLCLENEVPVWCGGMIEFGISRAHNIALATLKGFTIPGDISSSSRYWEGDIIDPEVIVKNGMIQVPDKAGIGFAINEKRLKDLTTYSKLYR; encoded by the coding sequence ATGATGTTATCCTCCATTTCACTAAAGCTCATTAAGGCCCCATTAAAGCGGCCATTTAAGACGCATCTCGAAACGGTAAGCGACCGGGAAGTGATAATTGTCGAAGCCATGGATGAAGATGGATTGATTGGATACGGGGAAGCGGTGCCATTTGCAAGTCCTTGGTATACCGAGGAAACGATCAAAACATGCTTTCATATGTTGGATGACTTCTTAATACCGCTGACATTGGCAAGTCAGATCAAGCATCCTGATGAGCTGCCGAACTTATGGAGCGGAATCAGACGGAATGCGATGGCCAAGTCAGCTTTAGAGCAGGCAATCCTTGATCTATATGCGAAGCAGAAAGAAGTCTATCTCGGACGGCTGTTTGGCGGCGAACGAAGTGAAGTGCCCGCTGGTGTTGTCGTTGCTTCCAATGATATTGAAGACGCGTTGCGCCAGATTGAGGATTTTTCCGGATCTGGTTATCAGCGATATAAGATAAAAATCAATCCTCAAAATGATCTGGAGTTAATTTCGGAAATCCGTCGGGCCTATCACGATATCCCGCTAATGGCAGATGCCAATTCAGCGTACACTCTTGATGACATCCCACACCTTCAGAAGCTTGATGTGTTTAATCTGATGATGATTGAGCAGCCGCTAGGACATGACGACATTGTTGAACATGCCATTTTACAGAAACAGCTGCAGACACCCATTTGCCTTGATGAAAGCATAAATTCCTTTCATGATGCCAAAAGTGCTCTGTCGCTTGTAAGCTGTGGGGTGATCAACATTAAGATGGCAAAAGTCGGCGGCTGGACGGAAGCTGTCAAAATACATGATCTATGCCTGGAAAATGAAGTGCCCGTTTGGTGCGGGGGCATGATTGAATTTGGCATTTCACGTGCACATAATATCGCACTTGCCACATTAAAAGGGTTCACGATTCCCGGGGATATATCATCCTCATCCCGCTATTGGGAAGGGGACATAATTGATCCGGAAGTCATTGTCAAAAATGGCATGATCCAAGTCCCCGATAAAGCTGGGATCGGTTTTGCCATTAATGAAAAGCGGCTAAAGGATTTGACTACATATAGTAAACTGTACAGGTGA
- a CDS encoding o-succinylbenzoate--CoA ligase: MAEEKLPNWLKNRAHLSPDRPAIEFEGHTYSFLELHTLSEKMAGKLSNIGLRAGDSCAVLLRNHIDGVVAIHALFYLGVKIVMLNNKLTAKELSWQLEDSEAVYLVSEGTFTDKLSDIGGILPDLNLHLMELLPDEGKAEILQEFYLEDTATIMYTSGTTGNPKGVIQTFGNHWWSAVGSVLNLGLHEEDSWYCAVPIFHISGLSILMKNVIYGMKVVLVERFDEREANRSIQENGVTIISVVTAMLNRMVQDLKGTSYPETFRCFLLGGGPAPVHLLESCKEKGIPVYQSYGMTETSSQIVTLAPEYSMTKIGSAGKPLFPSQLRIEKDGNMCEPGEAGEIVVSGPNVTKGYFNRMDATQQAITDGWLYTGDLGYLDEEGFLYVLDRRSDLIISGGENVYPAEIENVLSKHPDVFEAGVTGTDDEKWGQVPLAFVVLNQGAELSESELLEYCRESLAAYKIPRNVIFCQELPRNGASKLLRRELKKGMGEWQ; this comes from the coding sequence ATGGCAGAAGAAAAGTTGCCGAACTGGCTGAAAAATCGGGCGCATCTTTCACCAGATCGTCCGGCAATTGAGTTTGAAGGTCATACCTATAGCTTTCTTGAACTGCATACATTATCGGAGAAGATGGCTGGCAAGCTTTCTAACATTGGTCTGAGGGCTGGCGATTCATGCGCGGTTTTACTCCGTAATCATATTGATGGTGTTGTCGCTATCCACGCACTATTTTATCTTGGTGTGAAAATTGTGATGCTGAATAATAAGTTAACGGCAAAAGAGTTGTCCTGGCAGCTTGAAGATAGTGAGGCCGTTTATCTGGTTTCGGAAGGTACCTTTACCGACAAACTCTCGGATATTGGCGGTATTCTCCCGGATTTAAACCTTCACTTAATGGAACTATTGCCGGATGAAGGCAAGGCAGAGATACTTCAAGAGTTTTACCTTGAGGATACCGCTACGATCATGTATACATCAGGTACGACAGGAAATCCAAAAGGTGTGATCCAAACCTTCGGCAATCATTGGTGGAGTGCCGTCGGGTCGGTTCTGAACCTTGGATTGCATGAGGAGGATTCTTGGTATTGCGCGGTTCCGATCTTTCATATTAGCGGCTTATCCATCCTGATGAAAAATGTGATTTATGGCATGAAGGTCGTTTTGGTGGAACGGTTCGATGAACGGGAAGCAAACCGGAGCATTCAGGAAAATGGCGTGACGATCATTTCGGTCGTGACGGCGATGCTGAATAGGATGGTGCAGGATTTGAAGGGAACTAGCTATCCGGAAACCTTTCGCTGTTTCCTGTTGGGCGGCGGCCCTGCACCCGTTCATTTACTTGAATCATGTAAGGAGAAAGGGATTCCCGTCTATCAGTCTTATGGGATGACCGAAACGTCTTCACAGATTGTGACACTGGCACCGGAGTATAGCATGACAAAAATCGGATCAGCGGGAAAACCTTTATTCCCTTCGCAATTACGTATAGAGAAAGACGGCAATATGTGTGAACCGGGGGAAGCGGGTGAAATCGTGGTTTCAGGTCCGAATGTGACAAAAGGCTATTTCAATCGGATGGATGCTACACAGCAGGCCATTACCGATGGCTGGCTTTATACTGGGGACCTTGGTTATCTCGATGAGGAAGGCTTTTTGTATGTGCTTGACCGACGCTCGGATTTAATCATATCCGGCGGTGAAAATGTCTATCCGGCCGAGATTGAAAATGTCCTTAGTAAGCATCCAGATGTATTCGAAGCGGGAGTGACGGGGACCGACGATGAAAAATGGGGACAGGTTCCACTCGCTTTTGTCGTCTTAAACCAAGGTGCAGAGCTTAGTGAGAGCGAACTGCTGGAGTATTGCAGGGAATCCTTGGCGGCCTATAAAATTCCCCGGAACGTGATTTTTTGCCAGGAGCTTCCGCGTAATGGCGCGAGCAAGCTTCTGAGAAGGGAACTGAAGAAGGGAATGGGGGAATGGCAATGA
- the menB gene encoding 1,4-dihydroxy-2-naphthoyl-CoA synthase, protein MTIQWETIREYDEILYEKYNGIAKVSINRPHVHNAFTPKTTAEMIDAFARARDDSSIGVIILTGVGGKAFCSGGDQSVRGNGGYVGEDNIPRLNVLDLQRLIRVIPKPVVAMVAGYAIGGGNVLNVVCDLTIAADNAVFGQTGPNVGSFDAGYGSGYLARIVGHKKAREIWYLCRQYNAQEALDMGLVNTVVPLDQLEAETVKWCEEMLEKSPTALRFLKAAMNADTDGLAGLQQLAGDATLLYYTTEEAKEGRDAFKEKRNPDFGQFPRFP, encoded by the coding sequence ATGACGATACAATGGGAAACAATACGTGAGTATGATGAAATTTTATATGAAAAATATAACGGGATTGCAAAAGTGTCCATCAACCGACCGCATGTACATAATGCATTCACACCAAAAACGACTGCGGAAATGATTGATGCATTCGCAAGGGCGCGTGATGATTCCAGCATCGGTGTCATTATTTTAACGGGTGTAGGTGGCAAAGCATTCTGTTCAGGCGGAGACCAAAGTGTACGTGGGAATGGCGGATATGTAGGTGAAGATAACATTCCACGTCTAAACGTTCTTGATTTACAACGCTTGATTCGCGTCATTCCAAAACCAGTCGTAGCCATGGTCGCAGGTTATGCAATTGGTGGAGGTAATGTCTTGAATGTGGTTTGTGACTTAACGATTGCTGCTGACAATGCAGTCTTCGGACAAACTGGACCGAATGTTGGAAGCTTTGATGCTGGTTATGGTTCTGGCTACCTGGCACGTATCGTCGGTCATAAAAAGGCACGTGAAATCTGGTACCTATGCCGTCAATACAATGCCCAGGAAGCATTGGATATGGGATTGGTCAACACCGTCGTACCTTTAGACCAATTAGAAGCGGAAACGGTTAAATGGTGTGAAGAAATGCTTGAGAAGAGCCCAACGGCACTTCGTTTCTTGAAAGCGGCAATGAACGCTGATACTGATGGCCTTGCAGGTCTTCAACAATTGGCTGGTGACGCTACACTTTTATACTATACAACAGAAGAAGCAAAAGAAGGCCGCGATGCATTCAAAGAAAAACGCAATCCGGACTTTGGACAATTCCCTCGTTTCCCTTAA
- the menH gene encoding 2-succinyl-6-hydroxy-2,4-cyclohexadiene-1-carboxylate synthase, translating into MNYVIKDVNYAVEITGNGDPLVLLHGFTGNRDTWKFLIPLLRERYTMIMVDIIGHGMSASPADHRRYEMERVAEDIKDILDALHFPKAHILGYSMGGRLGLGFACLYPGYVDTLILESASPGLLTEEDREIRRRNDRKLAERILENGMEAFVDQWENIPLFESQKRLPAKTRLAIREQRMANVPAGLYNSLLGMGTGSQASYWGELKTLDFPVLLVTGELDPKFCEIAASMKKKLKRAEWKIINGAGHAIHVEDGEKFGKIISEFLKRNRRRN; encoded by the coding sequence ATGAATTATGTCATCAAGGATGTCAATTATGCTGTTGAAATAACGGGAAATGGAGATCCTCTTGTTCTTTTGCACGGATTTACGGGAAATCGGGATACATGGAAATTCCTCATTCCGCTTTTGCGTGAGCGGTATACCATGATCATGGTCGACATCATAGGCCATGGCATGTCTGCATCACCAGCTGATCATCGAAGGTATGAGATGGAGCGAGTTGCTGAAGATATTAAGGATATTTTGGATGCGTTACATTTCCCGAAAGCCCATATCCTTGGGTACTCGATGGGCGGAAGGCTTGGATTGGGATTTGCCTGTTTATATCCTGGATATGTTGATACATTGATATTGGAAAGCGCTTCACCAGGCCTTTTAACAGAAGAGGATCGGGAAATCCGAAGGCGAAATGATAGAAAGCTTGCCGAAAGGATTCTTGAAAATGGCATGGAAGCTTTTGTGGATCAATGGGAAAACATCCCGCTGTTTGAAAGTCAAAAACGGCTGCCGGCCAAAACCAGGTTGGCCATCCGGGAACAGCGGATGGCAAATGTCCCTGCCGGCCTTTACAATAGCCTTCTAGGTATGGGGACCGGCAGTCAAGCTTCTTACTGGGGAGAACTGAAAACCCTTGATTTTCCTGTGCTCCTTGTAACCGGTGAACTCGATCCTAAGTTTTGTGAAATTGCTGCCTCGATGAAAAAAAAGCTGAAGCGGGCTGAATGGAAAATAATAAATGGTGCGGGACATGCAATTCATGTGGAAGATGGAGAAAAGTTTGGTAAAATAATAAGTGAGTTTTTAAAGAGAAATCGAAGGAGGAATTAA